One Streptomyces fagopyri DNA window includes the following coding sequences:
- the hppD gene encoding 4-hydroxyphenylpyruvate dioxygenase, with protein sequence MSLIDANPEQTPDTARQADPFPVKGMDAVVFAVGNAKQAAHYYSTAFGMRLVAYSGPENGSRETASYVLENGSARFVLTSVVKPSTPWGHFLAEHVAAHGDGVVDLAIEVPDARAAFAYAVEHGATSVAEPYEMKDENGTVVLAAIATYGKTRHTLVERTGYDGPYLPGYVAAAPIVEPPAQRTFQAIDHCVGNVELGRMNEWVGFYNKVMGFTNMKEFVGDDIATEYSALMSKVVADGTLKVKFPINEPAVAKKKSQIDEYLEFYGGAGVQHIALNTNDIVRSVRAMRAAGVQFLDTPDSYYDTLGEWAGDTRVPVDTLRELKILVDRDEDGYLLQIFTKPVQDRPTVFFEMIERHGSMGFGKGNFKALFEAIEREQERRGNL encoded by the coding sequence ATGTCCCTCATCGACGCGAACCCAGAGCAGACTCCCGACACCGCCCGGCAGGCCGACCCCTTCCCGGTCAAGGGAATGGACGCCGTCGTCTTCGCCGTGGGCAACGCCAAGCAGGCCGCGCACTACTACTCCACCGCGTTCGGCATGCGGCTGGTCGCCTACTCCGGACCGGAGAACGGCAGCCGCGAGACGGCGTCGTACGTCCTGGAGAACGGCTCCGCTCGCTTCGTCCTCACCTCCGTGGTCAAGCCCTCCACCCCCTGGGGCCACTTCCTGGCCGAGCACGTGGCGGCGCACGGCGACGGGGTCGTCGACCTCGCCATCGAGGTCCCGGACGCGCGCGCCGCGTTCGCGTACGCCGTCGAGCACGGCGCCACCTCGGTCGCCGAGCCGTACGAGATGAAGGACGAGAACGGCACGGTCGTCCTCGCCGCCATCGCCACCTACGGCAAGACCCGCCACACCCTCGTCGAGCGGACCGGCTACGACGGCCCCTACCTCCCCGGGTACGTGGCCGCCGCCCCGATCGTCGAGCCGCCCGCCCAGCGCACCTTCCAGGCCATCGACCACTGCGTCGGCAACGTCGAGCTCGGCCGGATGAACGAGTGGGTCGGCTTCTACAACAAGGTCATGGGCTTCACGAACATGAAGGAGTTCGTGGGCGACGACATCGCGACCGAGTACAGCGCGCTGATGTCGAAGGTCGTCGCCGACGGCACGCTCAAGGTCAAGTTCCCGATCAACGAGCCCGCCGTCGCCAAGAAGAAGTCCCAGATCGACGAGTACCTGGAGTTCTACGGCGGCGCGGGCGTCCAGCACATCGCGCTGAACACGAACGACATCGTCCGCAGCGTCCGCGCCATGCGCGCGGCGGGCGTCCAGTTCCTCGACACCCCCGACTCGTACTACGACACCCTCGGCGAGTGGGCCGGCGACACCCGCGTCCCCGTCGACACCCTGCGCGAACTGAAGATCCTCGTCGACCGCGACGAGGACGGCTATCTGCTCCAGATCTTCACCAAGCCGGTCCAGGACCGTCCGACCGTCTTCTTCGAGATGATCGAGCGGCACGGCTCGATGGGCTTCGGCAAGGGCAACTTCAAGGCCCTGTTCGAGGCGATCGAGCGCGAGCAGGAGAGGCGCGGCAACCTGTAA
- a CDS encoding Lrp/AsnC family transcriptional regulator, translated as MAIDHLDGRLIVLLAREPRIGVLEMSRRLGVARGTVQARLDRLQSNGVIRGFGPQVDPAALGYPVTAFATLEIRQGQGADVRAHLATVPEVLELHTTTGSGDMLCRLVARSNADLQRVIDRVVGFDGIVRASTAIVMENAVPLRIIPLVEQAAAEH; from the coding sequence ATGGCGATCGATCACCTGGACGGCCGGCTCATCGTGCTGCTGGCGCGGGAGCCGCGGATCGGCGTGCTGGAGATGTCCCGGCGGCTGGGGGTCGCGCGCGGCACGGTGCAGGCCCGTCTGGACCGTCTTCAGTCGAATGGAGTCATCCGGGGATTCGGCCCGCAGGTGGATCCGGCCGCGCTCGGATATCCCGTGACGGCCTTCGCGACGCTGGAGATCCGGCAGGGGCAAGGCGCCGACGTACGGGCGCACTTGGCGACCGTCCCGGAGGTGCTGGAACTGCACACGACCACCGGCAGCGGGGACATGCTGTGCCGGCTGGTGGCCCGCTCGAACGCCGATCTCCAGCGTGTGATCGACCGGGTCGTCGGTTTTGATGGCATCGTCCGGGCCTCCACGGCGATCGTCATGGAGAACGCCGTACCGCTGCGGATCATCCCGCTGGTGGAACAGGCGGCGGCCGAGCACTGA
- a CDS encoding ABC transporter permease — translation MRTPPPGRRPEGEHEVKGLAFRDDGAFPDDEALSEDAGLPDEREAPPPPAGPRRRITWQKLTVLPAVLAAVLLATWLWFQQATLDPISSNALSNGQVSKALWQQIELTVISTFFVLVIAIPLGVLLTRGMFRKAAPVAMALANMGQATPAIGLLALLVIWLGTGQKAALIGITVYAILPVLSNTIAGLKANDPTLLEAARGIGMSPMGVLTRIELPLAVPLILAGVRTALVLNVGTATLATFGGGGGLGVLITTGITNQRMPVLVLGSVLTVTLALLVDWLASLAELLLRPRGLEAGS, via the coding sequence GTGAGGACTCCCCCGCCCGGCCGCCGGCCCGAGGGCGAGCACGAGGTCAAGGGGCTCGCGTTCCGGGACGACGGCGCGTTCCCCGACGACGAGGCGCTCTCCGAGGACGCCGGCCTCCCGGACGAGCGGGAGGCCCCGCCGCCGCCCGCCGGGCCGCGGCGCCGGATCACCTGGCAGAAGCTGACCGTCCTGCCGGCGGTGCTGGCCGCCGTGCTGCTGGCCACCTGGCTGTGGTTCCAGCAGGCCACCCTCGACCCCATCTCCAGCAACGCGCTGTCGAACGGGCAGGTGTCGAAGGCCCTGTGGCAGCAGATCGAACTGACGGTGATCTCGACGTTCTTCGTGCTGGTCATCGCGATCCCACTGGGTGTCCTGCTCACCCGCGGGATGTTCCGGAAGGCGGCCCCGGTCGCGATGGCGCTGGCCAACATGGGGCAGGCCACCCCGGCGATCGGTCTGCTGGCGCTGCTGGTCATCTGGCTCGGCACCGGTCAGAAGGCGGCCCTGATCGGCATCACCGTCTACGCGATCCTGCCGGTCCTCTCCAACACGATCGCGGGTCTGAAGGCCAACGACCCGACGCTCCTGGAGGCCGCGCGCGGTATCGGCATGTCCCCGATGGGTGTCCTGACCCGCATCGAACTCCCGCTGGCCGTCCCGCTGATCCTGGCCGGTGTCCGCACGGCCCTGGTCCTGAACGTGGGTACGGCCACGCTGGCCACCTTCGGCGGGGGCGGCGGCCTCGGCGTCCTGATCACCACCGGCATCACCAACCAGCGGATGCCGGTCCTGGTGCTCGGTTCGGTCCTCACCGTGACGCTCGCGCTGCTCGTGGACTGGCTGGCCTCACTGGCCGAACTGCTGCTGCGGCCGCGCGGACTGGAGGCGGGCTCATGA
- a CDS encoding ArsR/SmtB family transcription factor codes for MQEHGDQPDPTDPTNPSDPTDPTGPPVPGESVSDPVAPGLTTRTLDARSLRGIAHPLRMRLLNSLRRGGPATASQLAAKLGESSGATSYHLRQLAAHGFVEDAPEHGKGRERWWRAAVQSLIFDSDQLEGSDPEVRGATDLFLHEVATTHNRELSTWIANRDDWLPAWSRAADMSDMTLRLTPERSAELVVRMHELVDSYRTGTPAEDDPESTQVRIHTHVFPVQED; via the coding sequence ATGCAGGAGCACGGAGACCAACCCGATCCGACCGATCCGACCAACCCGTCGGATCCGACCGATCCGACGGGACCCCCCGTACCCGGAGAGTCCGTGTCCGACCCGGTCGCGCCCGGACTGACCACCCGCACCCTCGACGCCCGCTCGCTGCGCGGCATCGCCCACCCGCTGCGCATGCGGCTGCTGAACTCGCTGCGGCGCGGCGGCCCGGCCACCGCGTCCCAACTCGCGGCGAAACTGGGCGAGTCCAGCGGGGCGACCAGCTACCACCTGCGCCAGCTGGCCGCGCACGGCTTCGTCGAGGACGCCCCGGAGCACGGCAAGGGGCGGGAGCGCTGGTGGCGGGCGGCCGTTCAGTCGCTGATCTTCGACAGCGACCAACTGGAGGGCTCGGACCCGGAGGTGCGGGGTGCCACCGACCTCTTCCTGCACGAGGTCGCGACCACCCACAACCGCGAGCTGTCCACCTGGATCGCGAACCGGGACGACTGGCTCCCGGCCTGGTCGCGCGCCGCCGACATGAGCGACATGACCCTGCGGCTGACGCCGGAGCGCTCCGCGGAGCTGGTCGTCAGGATGCACGAACTCGTGGACAGCTACCGCACGGGGACTCCGGCCGAGGACGACCCCGAGAGCACCCAGGTCCGCATCCACACCCACGTCTTCCCTGTCCAGGAAGACTGA
- a CDS encoding tetratricopeptide repeat protein, with protein MEIEERQRVLTGPVPRERSGRRRSRAARRALICVAGGCAVFGGVMVLLPSGLRPPALPAPGPVAGAMTAVAAGVPVSLRDLTLLVADREAYLRTHPRDARSWAVLGTAYVEQGRRTATPGYFPKAERALRTSLATGPSGNLAALQGLAALANSRADFRKGREWGETARKLAPGQWTTYPLLIDSYRGLGDYKASRKALEKLQKLHSGPPVMARAAEVYWDRGWREDAVASLSDAATGARTPIERAAWLAEAGRLAWERGDREESLRSYEGALRLDRNEPAALAGRGRALAALGRVPEASRVYQAAFAGRPAPGYALELGELYQARGLGSAARAQYDLVRTRVRSETAGGVDDALVLGLFEADHGDAAEAVRRLRAEWKRQPGIGVADALGWALHRAGKNKEALKFAARATDKEHGGGVRSALYVYHRGQIERGLDLTGAARRHLAESLQINPYFSPLLAPLARRTLDTLGEPSTSLPSELEEEPTFPRPEAPEPARSAPAASAPSVATPSVPAPPGSRDEPAAAPTDPVSARSSAGPDTGGQ; from the coding sequence ATGGAGATCGAAGAGCGACAGCGGGTCCTCACCGGGCCGGTACCCCGGGAACGGTCCGGGCGGCGCCGTTCCCGCGCGGCCCGGCGCGCGCTGATCTGCGTGGCCGGGGGCTGTGCCGTGTTCGGCGGGGTGATGGTGCTGCTGCCCTCCGGCCTGCGTCCCCCCGCGCTGCCCGCCCCCGGGCCGGTGGCCGGGGCGATGACGGCGGTGGCGGCCGGGGTGCCCGTGTCGCTGCGCGATCTGACGTTGCTCGTCGCCGACCGCGAGGCGTATCTGCGCACCCATCCGCGGGACGCCCGGTCCTGGGCGGTGCTCGGCACGGCGTACGTGGAGCAGGGGCGGCGCACCGCCACGCCCGGATACTTCCCGAAGGCCGAGCGGGCGCTGCGTACGTCGCTGGCGACCGGGCCATCGGGGAACCTGGCCGCGCTGCAGGGGCTGGCCGCGCTCGCCAACTCCCGCGCCGACTTCCGCAAGGGCCGTGAGTGGGGGGAGACGGCGCGGAAGCTGGCGCCCGGACAGTGGACGACGTATCCGCTGCTGATCGACTCCTACCGGGGTCTCGGCGACTACAAGGCGAGCCGCAAGGCCCTGGAGAAGCTGCAGAAGCTGCACTCCGGGCCGCCGGTGATGGCCCGGGCCGCCGAGGTGTACTGGGACCGGGGCTGGCGCGAGGACGCGGTGGCGTCGCTGTCGGACGCGGCGACCGGCGCGCGGACGCCGATCGAGCGGGCGGCCTGGCTCGCGGAGGCCGGCCGGCTGGCGTGGGAACGCGGGGACCGTGAGGAGTCGCTGCGCTCCTACGAGGGCGCGCTGCGCCTGGACCGGAACGAGCCGGCCGCGCTCGCCGGGCGGGGGCGCGCGCTGGCGGCGCTCGGGCGGGTGCCGGAGGCGTCGCGCGTCTACCAGGCGGCGTTCGCCGGGCGGCCCGCGCCGGGGTACGCGCTGGAGCTGGGTGAGCTGTACCAGGCGCGGGGCCTCGGCTCGGCGGCGCGGGCGCAGTACGACCTGGTGCGGACCCGGGTGCGGTCGGAGACCGCGGGCGGTGTCGACGACGCGCTGGTCCTCGGGCTGTTCGAGGCGGACCACGGGGACGCGGCGGAGGCGGTGCGGCGGCTGCGCGCGGAGTGGAAACGGCAGCCGGGCATCGGTGTCGCGGACGCGTTGGGGTGGGCGCTGCACCGGGCCGGGAAGAACAAGGAGGCCCTGAAGTTCGCGGCGCGGGCGACGGACAAGGAGCACGGTGGCGGGGTGCGCAGCGCGCTGTACGTGTATCACCGGGGGCAGATCGAACGCGGCCTCGATCTGACCGGGGCCGCCCGCCGTCATCTCGCGGAGTCCCTCCAGATCAATCCGTACTTCTCCCCGCTTCTCGCTCCCCTGGCCCGGCGGACGCTGGACACGCTGGGCGAGCCGTCGACGTCGCTGCCGAGCGAGCTGGAGGAGGAGCCGACGTTCCCGCGGCCGGAGGCCCCGGAGCCCGCCCGCTCCGCGCCGGCCGCCTCCGCGCCGTCCGTCGCCACGCCGTCCGTCCCGGCCCCGCCCGGCTCGCGGGACGAACCGGCGGCGGCACCGACGGACCCGGTGTCCGCGAGGTCCTCGGCCGGCCCGGACACGGGCGGACAGTGA
- a CDS encoding betaine/proline/choline family ABC transporter ATP-binding protein (Members of the family are the ATP-binding subunit of ABC transporters for substrates such as betaine, L-proline or other amino acids, choline, carnitine, etc. The substrate specificity is best determined from the substrate-binding subunit, rather than this subunit, as it interacts with the permease subunit and not with substrate directly.), which translates to MSETTATGRDRHAAAVAHTSTTGATIELEHLTKRYPGSRDPAVDSVNMEIKAGELVVFVGPSGCGKSTTLKMINRLIEPTGGRIRIGGEDVTDMDPVKLRRRIGYAIQSSGLFPHMTVAQNIALVPKMVGWPKSRIRARVEEMLDLVGLDPGEFQGRYPRQLSGGQQQRVGVARALAADPPVLLMDEPFGAVDPITRDHLQDELIRLQRELHKTIVFVTHDFDEAIKLGDRIAVLRERSHIAQFDTPEAILTNPADDFVSGFVGAGAALKRLNLTRVGDVEITDYPTVTVNDRLQEIFNKLRGSGTNEILMLDKRRRPYKWLRRGDLMRAKGSLARAGTLVHDTVTRDATLRDALEAVLTDNTGRVAVTGRRGEYIGVVDMETLMNSVHELLEEDRLEAMEHQHELEDARAQQTHFEQEGPGGEAKA; encoded by the coding sequence GTGTCTGAGACGACCGCAACCGGGCGGGACCGGCACGCCGCCGCTGTCGCGCACACGTCCACGACCGGCGCCACCATCGAGCTGGAGCACCTCACCAAGCGCTATCCCGGCAGTCGCGACCCCGCCGTGGACAGCGTCAACATGGAGATCAAGGCGGGTGAACTCGTCGTCTTCGTGGGCCCGTCCGGGTGCGGCAAGTCCACCACCCTCAAGATGATCAACCGTCTGATCGAACCGACCGGCGGCCGGATCCGCATCGGCGGCGAGGACGTCACCGACATGGACCCGGTGAAGCTGCGTCGCAGGATCGGGTACGCGATCCAGTCGTCCGGGCTCTTCCCGCACATGACGGTCGCCCAGAACATCGCCCTCGTCCCGAAGATGGTCGGCTGGCCGAAGTCACGGATCAGGGCGCGGGTCGAGGAGATGCTGGACCTGGTCGGCCTCGACCCGGGCGAGTTCCAGGGCCGCTATCCGCGTCAGCTCTCCGGTGGCCAGCAGCAGCGGGTGGGCGTGGCGCGGGCGCTGGCCGCCGACCCGCCCGTCCTGCTCATGGACGAGCCCTTCGGCGCCGTGGACCCGATCACCCGCGACCACCTCCAGGACGAGCTGATCCGGCTCCAGCGCGAGCTGCACAAGACGATCGTCTTCGTCACGCACGACTTCGACGAGGCGATCAAGCTGGGCGACCGGATCGCCGTCCTGCGCGAGCGCTCGCACATCGCGCAGTTCGACACCCCGGAGGCGATCCTCACCAACCCGGCCGACGACTTCGTGTCGGGGTTCGTGGGCGCGGGCGCGGCGCTCAAGCGGCTCAACCTCACCCGGGTGGGGGACGTGGAGATCACCGACTATCCGACGGTCACCGTCAACGACCGGCTCCAGGAGATCTTCAACAAGCTCCGCGGCAGCGGGACCAACGAGATCCTGATGCTCGACAAGCGGCGCCGCCCCTACAAGTGGCTGCGGCGCGGCGACCTGATGAGGGCCAAGGGTTCGCTGGCGCGGGCGGGCACCCTGGTCCACGACACGGTGACCCGGGACGCCACGCTGCGGGACGCGCTGGAGGCGGTGCTCACCGACAACACCGGCCGGGTCGCGGTGACCGGGCGGCGCGGCGAGTACATCGGTGTCGTCGACATGGAGACGCTGATGAACTCCGTGCACGAGCTGCTGGAGGAGGACCGTCTCGAGGCGATGGAGCACCAGCACGAACTGGAGGACGCGCGCGCCCAGCAGACCCACTTCGAGCAGGAGGGCCCGGGCGGGGAGGCGAAGGCGTGA
- a CDS encoding glycine betaine ABC transporter substrate-binding protein, which produces MTPGGVLRRTGPCALLAGALVLAAGCGLTSGSPMVDDVGPGSIGQGLPLKGAHLTVTSKEFTEQLILGAIMGIAFQAAGADVLDRTGIQGSIGAREAVKSGDADGMYEYTGTAWITYLGNSKPIPDPRKQWQAVHDADLRNGITWLPPSALNNTYALAMNQANFRKYRTKTLSDVAALSRSDPGAVTLCVESEFANRADGLPGMEKAYGMSVPAKNITQMDTGIIYTQVAKGSCTYGEVFTTDGRIRSMHLAVMADDKKFFPNYNAAPAINSKALKRYPAIAQVLDPVTRKLDNTVAQELNAKVDVQGQDPHEVALDWMTAQGFVKQH; this is translated from the coding sequence ATGACCCCGGGGGGCGTGCTGAGACGGACGGGTCCGTGCGCGCTGCTGGCCGGGGCGCTGGTGCTGGCCGCCGGGTGCGGGCTGACCAGCGGCTCCCCCATGGTCGACGACGTCGGTCCCGGGTCCATCGGGCAGGGGCTGCCGCTCAAGGGCGCCCATCTGACGGTGACGTCGAAGGAGTTCACCGAGCAGCTGATCCTCGGCGCGATCATGGGCATCGCCTTCCAGGCGGCCGGCGCGGACGTCCTCGACCGGACCGGGATCCAGGGATCGATCGGCGCCCGGGAGGCCGTCAAGAGCGGCGACGCGGACGGCATGTACGAGTACACGGGCACCGCCTGGATCACGTATCTGGGCAACAGCAAGCCCATCCCCGACCCGCGGAAGCAGTGGCAGGCGGTGCACGACGCCGATCTGAGGAACGGGATCACCTGGCTGCCGCCGTCCGCGCTCAACAACACCTACGCGCTCGCCATGAACCAGGCCAACTTCAGGAAGTACCGCACGAAGACGCTCTCCGACGTGGCCGCGCTGTCCAGGTCGGACCCCGGCGCGGTCACGCTCTGCGTGGAGAGCGAGTTCGCCAACCGGGCCGACGGTCTGCCGGGCATGGAGAAGGCGTACGGGATGAGCGTGCCCGCGAAGAACATCACGCAGATGGACACCGGGATCATCTACACCCAGGTGGCGAAGGGAAGTTGCACGTACGGGGAGGTGTTCACCACGGACGGGCGCATCAGGTCGATGCACCTGGCCGTGATGGCGGACGACAAGAAGTTCTTCCCCAACTACAACGCGGCGCCCGCGATCAACTCCAAGGCACTCAAGAGATATCCGGCGATCGCCCAGGTCCTCGACCCGGTGACGAGGAAGCTGGACAACACGGTGGCACAGGAGTTGAACGCCAAGGTGGACGTGCAGGGGCAGGATCCGCACGAGGTGGCACTGGACTGGATGACGGCGCAGGGGTTCGTGAAGCAGCACTGA
- a CDS encoding IclR family transcriptional regulator has protein sequence MTAETSQTLDRGLRVLKLLADTDHGLTVTELSNKLGVNRTVVYRLLATLEQHALVRRDLGGRARVGLGVLRLGRQVHPLVREAALPALRALAEDIGATAHLTLVDGTEALAVAVVEPTWTDYHVAYRAGFRHPLDRGAAGRAILSARQAPVGEPGYTLTHGELEAGASGAAAPLLGVTGVEGSVGVVMLADSVPERVGPRVLDAAREVADALR, from the coding sequence AAGTTGCTCGCCGACACGGATCACGGGCTGACGGTCACCGAGCTCTCGAACAAACTGGGCGTCAACCGGACCGTCGTGTACCGGTTGCTCGCCACCCTGGAGCAGCACGCGCTGGTACGCCGTGACCTGGGCGGGCGGGCCCGGGTCGGACTCGGGGTGCTGCGCCTGGGCCGGCAGGTGCATCCGCTGGTACGGGAGGCCGCGCTGCCCGCGCTGCGCGCGCTGGCCGAGGACATAGGGGCCACCGCCCACCTCACGCTCGTCGACGGGACCGAGGCACTCGCCGTCGCCGTCGTCGAGCCCACCTGGACCGACTACCACGTCGCCTACCGCGCCGGGTTCCGCCACCCGCTGGACCGGGGTGCGGCGGGCCGAGCGATCCTCTCCGCCCGTCAGGCACCGGTGGGCGAGCCCGGATACACGCTCACGCACGGGGAACTGGAGGCGGGCGCGAGCGGCGCCGCGGCTCCGCTCCTCGGCGTGACCGGTGTCGAGGGCAGCGTGGGCGTCGTCATGCTCGCGGACTCCGTGCCGGAGCGGGTGGGTCCGCGGGTCCTGGACGCGGCCCGTGAGGTCGCGGACGCCTTGCGCTGA
- a CDS encoding ABC transporter permease, translating to MNFWEYLSGRRQQLLMDAYQHASVVFQCMVVATLIGVVLGVVTYRSDWAGGLATTTTSTILTVPSLAMIGLLVPIVGLGVPPTVIALTLYGLLPVVRNAIVGLRGVDPALVDAAKGIGMSRAARLLKVELPLAWPPILTGIRVSTQMLMGIAAIAAYASGPGLGNEIFRGIGSLGSKNALNQVLAGTVGIIILALLFDAAYVLIGRLTIPRGIRV from the coding sequence GTGAACTTCTGGGAGTACCTGAGCGGCCGCCGTCAGCAATTGCTCATGGACGCGTACCAGCACGCCAGCGTGGTCTTCCAGTGCATGGTCGTCGCGACGCTCATCGGCGTGGTGCTCGGTGTGGTCACCTACCGCAGCGACTGGGCGGGCGGCCTCGCCACGACCACCACGTCCACGATCCTGACCGTCCCGTCGCTCGCCATGATCGGTCTGCTGGTCCCGATCGTGGGTCTGGGCGTCCCGCCCACCGTGATCGCGCTGACGCTGTACGGGCTGCTGCCGGTCGTACGCAACGCGATCGTGGGCCTGCGCGGGGTCGACCCCGCGCTGGTGGACGCCGCGAAGGGCATCGGCATGTCACGGGCGGCCCGGCTGCTGAAGGTCGAGCTGCCGCTCGCCTGGCCTCCGATCCTCACCGGTATCCGGGTCTCCACACAGATGCTGATGGGCATCGCGGCGATCGCGGCCTACGCCTCCGGGCCGGGCCTCGGCAACGAGATCTTCCGTGGCATCGGGTCCCTGGGCAGCAAGAACGCGCTCAACCAGGTGCTCGCGGGCACGGTCGGGATCATCATCCTCGCGCTGCTGTTCGACGCCGCCTACGTGCTCATCGGACGGCTGACCATCCCGAGGGGGATCCGTGTCTGA
- a CDS encoding S16 family serine protease: MLSRLTRPKAVAVCAVPVVALLATAVFAPLPFSLAQPGLTANVLGENKGDPVITISGSPVRRTRGQLRMTTIEATGPDARVSLGDVIGSWFAKDRAVMPRDAVYPSGNSVKEIEQHNADEMRQSQDTATEAALSYLHEKNDVKVTLKLADVGGPSAGLLFTLGIIDKLDGDGSGGDLTGGRTVAGTGTIDADGKVGAVGGVALKTQAARRDGASVFLVPRAECSDAKAELPKGLRLVAVTTLKGAVDALVSLEKGKGSVPGC, translated from the coding sequence GTGCTCTCTCGCCTCACACGTCCCAAGGCCGTCGCCGTCTGCGCCGTTCCCGTCGTGGCGCTGCTCGCCACGGCGGTGTTCGCGCCGCTGCCGTTCTCCCTCGCGCAGCCGGGTCTGACGGCGAACGTCCTCGGCGAGAACAAGGGCGATCCGGTGATCACGATCAGCGGGTCTCCCGTCCGCCGGACCCGCGGGCAGCTGCGGATGACGACGATCGAGGCGACCGGGCCGGACGCGCGCGTCTCGCTCGGTGACGTGATCGGCAGCTGGTTCGCCAAGGACCGGGCGGTGATGCCCCGGGACGCGGTGTACCCGAGCGGGAACAGCGTCAAGGAGATCGAGCAGCACAACGCCGACGAGATGAGGCAGTCGCAGGACACGGCCACCGAGGCGGCGCTGTCCTATCTGCACGAGAAGAACGACGTGAAGGTCACGCTCAAGCTGGCCGACGTCGGCGGCCCCAGCGCCGGCCTGCTCTTCACGCTCGGCATCATCGACAAGCTGGACGGCGACGGCAGCGGCGGCGACCTCACGGGCGGTCGCACCGTCGCGGGTACGGGGACGATCGACGCCGACGGCAAGGTCGGCGCGGTCGGCGGCGTGGCGCTGAAGACGCAGGCCGCGCGGCGGGACGGCGCGAGCGTCTTCCTGGTTCCGAGGGCGGAGTGCTCCGACGCCAAGGCGGAGCTTCCGAAGGGTCTGCGGCTGGTGGCGGTGACCACGCTCAAGGGGGCGGTCGACGCGCTGGTGTCCCTGGAGAAGGGGAAGGGCTCCGTTCCCGGCTGCTAG